In one Haloplanus salinus genomic region, the following are encoded:
- a CDS encoding DUF5806 family protein, giving the protein MNRRAEPRRMSDDSQADGDGDDPAAAATATSASDAGAPADAGDLPPDVRKYERFKKMDGAQYDRVNDFLRDRTYVTAREWAIARLCVDFRTETGVEMTKIGENLPELVPFMTDTYSPQAVNQARASFEEKVQKAGATFLYGAMSGFFTAEELDEMMYEVTEVAKFLLEVEGVDLSVAEELDAEDRVSEVMREVRESSEALRDDLD; this is encoded by the coding sequence TTGAACCGGCGAGCGGAACCCCGGCGTATGAGCGACGACTCGCAGGCCGACGGGGACGGCGACGACCCCGCGGCCGCGGCCACGGCCACATCGGCGTCGGACGCCGGAGCGCCGGCCGACGCCGGCGACCTGCCGCCCGACGTACGCAAGTACGAACGCTTCAAGAAGATGGACGGCGCGCAGTACGACCGCGTCAACGACTTCCTCCGCGATCGAACGTACGTCACCGCTCGCGAGTGGGCCATCGCTCGTCTCTGTGTCGACTTCCGCACCGAGACCGGCGTCGAGATGACGAAGATCGGCGAGAACTTGCCCGAACTCGTCCCCTTCATGACCGACACCTACTCGCCGCAGGCGGTCAACCAGGCGCGGGCTTCCTTCGAGGAGAAGGTCCAGAAGGCCGGGGCGACCTTCCTCTACGGCGCCATGTCCGGCTTCTTCACCGCGGAAGAGCTGGACGAGATGATGTACGAGGTGACCGAAGTGGCGAAGTTCCTGCTGGAGGTGGAGGGCGTCGACCTCTCGGTCGCCGAGGAACTCGACGCCGAGGACCGCGTCTCCGAGGTCATGCGCGAGGTGCGCGAGTCGAGCGAGGCGCTCCGTGACGACCTCGATTAA
- a CDS encoding dihydroorotase produces the protein MLVRNATLADGRVRDVRIDGERIDAVGTDLTAEGEVVDADERLLLPGAVDAHVHFREPGAPHKETWRTGSRSAAAGGVTTVVDQPNTDPPTTTGAAYDQKELCADDALVDYGINGGVTPDWDPETLLDRPVFALGEVFLADSTGEMGIDGDLFEDAVHRASEAGVPVTVHAEDATLFDPGARDRAGEGTGRGADADAWSAYRAAAAEIAAVERAVEIGVDAGARLHVAHTSTPEAVDIVADAPDAVTCEVTPHHCLLSRDDLGDLGTFGRMNPPLRSEKRRAALYDRVVRGRADLIATDHAPHTRAEKETTLLDAPSGVPGVETMVPLLLAETLDGPLTAERVRDLTAATPAETFDLDRKGRVAAGMDADLALYDLDRARPIRGGRLHSKCGWTPFEGRPGVFPEWTLVRGTRVYDGVMGTFGSADGVNVRG, from the coding sequence ATGCTCGTACGGAACGCGACGCTGGCCGACGGCCGCGTGCGCGACGTTCGGATCGACGGGGAGCGCATCGACGCCGTCGGCACCGATCTGACGGCGGAGGGCGAAGTCGTCGACGCCGACGAACGACTCCTGCTTCCCGGCGCCGTCGACGCCCACGTCCACTTCCGGGAGCCCGGTGCCCCGCACAAGGAGACTTGGCGCACCGGCTCCCGGAGCGCCGCCGCGGGCGGGGTCACGACCGTCGTCGACCAGCCCAACACCGATCCGCCGACGACGACGGGGGCCGCGTACGACCAGAAGGAGCTCTGTGCCGACGACGCGCTGGTCGACTACGGCATCAACGGCGGCGTCACGCCCGACTGGGACCCCGAAACGCTGCTCGACCGCCCGGTCTTCGCCCTCGGGGAAGTCTTCCTCGCGGATTCGACGGGCGAGATGGGCATCGACGGCGACCTGTTCGAGGACGCGGTCCACCGCGCGAGCGAGGCGGGCGTCCCCGTCACCGTCCACGCGGAGGACGCGACGCTGTTCGATCCGGGCGCTCGGGACCGGGCGGGCGAGGGGACGGGCCGGGGCGCGGACGCCGACGCGTGGAGCGCCTATCGCGCCGCCGCCGCCGAAATCGCGGCCGTCGAACGCGCCGTCGAAATCGGCGTCGACGCCGGCGCGCGCCTCCACGTCGCCCACACCAGCACGCCCGAGGCGGTCGACATCGTCGCCGACGCCCCCGACGCCGTGACCTGCGAGGTGACGCCACACCACTGCCTGCTCTCTCGGGACGACCTAGGTGATCTGGGCACGTTCGGGCGGATGAACCCGCCGCTCCGGAGCGAGAAGCGCCGTGCGGCCCTCTACGACCGGGTCGTCCGCGGCCGGGCCGACCTGATCGCTACGGACCACGCCCCGCACACGCGCGCGGAGAAAGAGACGACGCTCCTCGACGCCCCTAGCGGCGTGCCCGGCGTCGAGACGATGGTGCCCTTGCTCCTCGCGGAGACGCTCGACGGTCCCCTGACGGCCGAGCGCGTCCGGGACCTGACGGCGGCGACGCCGGCCGAGACGTTCGACCTCGACCGGAAGGGGCGGGTGGCGGCGGGGATGGACGCCGACCTGGCGCTGTACGATCTCGATCGGGCACGACCGATCAGGGGGGGACGGCTCCACTCGAAATGTGGGTGGACGCCGTTCGAGGGGCGGCCGGGCGTCTTCCCCGAGTGGACGTTGGTACGCGGGACCCGCGTCTACGACGGCGTAATGGGAACCTTCGGATCGGCCGACGGCGTGAACGTCAGGGGTTAA
- a CDS encoding lipoate--protein ligase family protein, with protein sequence MRVIRGRATTISADRERTRTLLDRTGRTGEPAVRVWAPHRQVAFGRREAAEPGYDRAVAAARERGFEPVERSVGGRAVAYTGSTVAFAGALPVTDPRAGLDERYDATVERLRRALASLGVDAVPGEPPDAFCPGSHSLQCGGKVVGVAQRVRTDAALVAGCVVVDDRAAFAAVLDAVYDALGQPFDPTSVGSVAAAGGPSAPDPVIEAVERALVGDDPTTVRRIGNGHT encoded by the coding sequence ATGCGCGTCATCAGGGGTCGAGCGACGACGATTTCGGCGGATCGGGAGCGAACCCGGACGCTGCTCGACCGCACGGGCCGGACGGGGGAGCCGGCGGTCCGCGTGTGGGCGCCGCACCGCCAGGTGGCGTTCGGGCGGCGCGAGGCGGCCGAACCGGGCTACGACCGTGCCGTCGCGGCCGCCCGCGAACGCGGGTTCGAACCGGTCGAACGGTCGGTCGGCGGCCGGGCCGTCGCCTACACCGGCTCGACCGTCGCGTTCGCGGGCGCCCTCCCCGTCACGGACCCGCGGGCCGGCCTCGACGAGCGATACGACGCGACGGTCGAGCGCTTGCGGCGGGCGCTCGCGAGCCTCGGCGTCGACGCCGTCCCCGGCGAACCCCCCGACGCGTTCTGTCCGGGCAGCCACTCGCTCCAGTGTGGCGGCAAGGTCGTGGGGGTCGCCCAGCGAGTCCGGACCGACGCCGCCCTCGTCGCCGGTTGCGTCGTGGTCGACGACCGAGCGGCGTTCGCGGCCGTCCTCGACGCGGTGTACGACGCCCTCGGGCAGCCGTTCGACCCGACGAGCGTCGGGAGCGTCGCGGCGGCGGGCGGCCCGAGTGCTCCCGATCCGGTGATCGAGGCGGTCGAGCGGGCACTCGTCGGCGACGACCCGACGACCGTCCGCCGGATCGGGAACGGGCACACTTAG
- a CDS encoding DUF7119 family protein, which translates to MSDDPEVPERPADRESPVGEPVVRADPAVTGERATDAVGFDPDDPGSVQRAADTVRSFAENTVGSEDHVYMLRGAAACAALVRGVGSYKAAAERAGGDVSVAFIRKWARVHDLPRAIRRHVARGTIAPTAAKHIARVAGDDRYALAWATLEHGLTVREIRRLASEVGNGTDVESALSERGLTFGRMGVTLPSDQYVELRRRASVENRDPDGLVADALDEFLEL; encoded by the coding sequence ATGAGCGACGACCCCGAGGTACCGGAGCGCCCCGCCGACCGCGAATCCCCGGTCGGCGAACCGGTCGTCCGCGCCGATCCGGCGGTGACGGGCGAGCGGGCGACCGACGCCGTCGGCTTCGACCCCGACGACCCCGGAAGCGTCCAGCGTGCCGCCGACACCGTGCGCTCCTTCGCGGAGAACACCGTCGGCTCCGAGGACCACGTCTACATGCTTCGGGGTGCGGCGGCGTGTGCCGCGCTGGTGCGTGGCGTCGGCTCCTACAAGGCGGCCGCGGAGCGCGCCGGCGGCGACGTCTCCGTCGCCTTCATCCGCAAGTGGGCGCGGGTACACGACCTGCCACGGGCTATCCGCCGGCACGTCGCACGCGGGACCATCGCCCCCACCGCCGCCAAACACATCGCGCGCGTCGCGGGCGACGACCGGTACGCGCTGGCGTGGGCGACGCTCGAACACGGCCTCACAGTCCGCGAGATTCGTCGCCTCGCAAGCGAGGTGGGCAACGGCACGGACGTCGAGAGCGCGCTGTCGGAGCGTGGCCTCACGTTCGGCCGCATGGGGGTGACCCTGCCGTCGGATCAGTACGTCGAACTCCGGCGTCGGGCGTCGGTCGAGAACCGCGACCCCGACGGGCTGGTCGCGGACGCGCTCGACGAGTTTCTGGAGCTGTGA